From a single Mycolicibacterium mengxianglii genomic region:
- a CDS encoding cyclopropane mycolic acid synthase family methyltransferase, translated as MAETSSASPKAESKWLSKSAAETRGSDKKEVQFHYDISNDFFKLWQDPNQVYSCAYFEKDDYTLEQAQLAKIDLSLGKLGLKPGMTLLDIGCGWGATIMRAVEKYDVNVIGLTLSENQKQHIEDHWFANAKTDRSMEVRLQPWEDFEGKVDRIVSIGAFEHFGFNKYDDYFKKTFDWLPDDGVQMLHTITIPEDEEIKAKKLPLTMSRVRFIKFIMDEIYPGGRLPLASMVTEHAVKAGYTVTREQHLQPHYVKTLDTWARNLEANKDDAIAITSEEIYERFLKYLDGCADLFRQGYTDVVQFTLEKSPA; from the coding sequence GTGGCAGAGACATCCAGCGCATCGCCCAAAGCAGAGTCCAAGTGGCTGTCGAAGTCGGCCGCTGAAACTCGCGGGTCGGACAAAAAAGAAGTCCAATTCCACTACGACATCTCCAACGACTTCTTCAAGTTGTGGCAGGACCCGAATCAGGTCTACAGCTGCGCTTACTTCGAGAAGGACGATTACACCCTCGAGCAGGCACAGCTGGCCAAGATCGACCTGTCGCTGGGCAAGTTGGGCCTCAAGCCCGGCATGACGCTGCTCGACATCGGGTGCGGCTGGGGCGCGACGATCATGCGCGCGGTGGAGAAGTACGACGTCAACGTCATCGGCCTGACGCTCTCGGAGAACCAGAAGCAGCACATCGAAGATCACTGGTTCGCCAATGCGAAGACCGACCGGAGCATGGAAGTCCGCCTGCAGCCGTGGGAGGACTTCGAGGGCAAGGTCGACCGCATCGTGTCGATCGGCGCGTTCGAGCACTTCGGCTTCAACAAGTACGACGACTACTTCAAGAAGACCTTCGACTGGCTGCCTGATGACGGCGTGCAGATGCTGCACACCATCACCATTCCGGAGGACGAAGAGATCAAGGCCAAGAAGCTGCCGCTGACCATGTCGCGGGTGCGCTTCATCAAGTTCATCATGGACGAGATCTACCCCGGCGGCCGTCTGCCGCTGGCTTCGATGGTGACCGAGCATGCCGTCAAGGCCGGTTACACCGTCACCCGCGAGCAGCACCTCCAGCCGCATTACGTGAAGACGCTGGACACCTGGGCGCGCAATCTCGAGGCCAACAAGGACGATGCCATCGCGATCACCTCAGAAGAAATCTACGAGCGTTTCCTCAAGTACCTCGACGGTTGCGCCGACCTGTTCCGGCAGGGCTACACCGACGTCGTGCAGTTCACCCTGGAGAAGAGCCCCGCTTAG
- a CDS encoding cyclopropane mycolic acid synthase family methyltransferase, which produces MTDSGSGGSTEMKVAYEDVQAHYDISNEFFGLWQDPTRTYSSAFYEREDMTLEEAQLAKIDLALGKLDLHPGMTLLDVGCGWGAMMKRAVERYDVNVIGLTLSKNQRELGQQILDGIDTTRSRQVMLRGWEEFDQPVDRIVSIEAFEAFPKERYKAFFDLCYRIMPGDGRMVLQTIMGHPLKRWPELGVPITMSDLRFMRFIAKEIFPGGSVPCDEDVIAFSTGAGFSVERQQDLTPDYVRTLATWAENLEATRDQAIAVTSEEVYDRYMKYLLGCSDFFNRNVSYVGQFTLVKGGQ; this is translated from the coding sequence ATGACGGACAGCGGGTCGGGGGGCTCGACGGAGATGAAGGTCGCGTACGAGGATGTGCAGGCCCATTACGACATCTCCAATGAATTCTTCGGCCTCTGGCAGGACCCGACGCGGACCTACAGCAGCGCGTTCTACGAGCGCGAGGACATGACGCTCGAGGAAGCGCAGCTCGCCAAGATCGATCTCGCCCTGGGCAAGCTGGACCTGCACCCCGGCATGACACTGCTGGACGTCGGCTGCGGCTGGGGCGCGATGATGAAACGGGCGGTCGAGCGCTACGACGTCAACGTCATCGGGCTCACGCTCAGCAAGAATCAGCGCGAGCTGGGCCAGCAGATCCTCGATGGCATCGACACCACCCGGTCGAGGCAGGTCATGCTGCGGGGCTGGGAGGAATTCGATCAGCCGGTGGACCGGATCGTCAGCATCGAGGCCTTCGAAGCGTTCCCGAAGGAGCGCTACAAGGCCTTCTTCGACCTGTGCTACCGGATCATGCCGGGCGACGGCCGGATGGTGCTGCAGACCATCATGGGTCACCCGCTGAAGCGCTGGCCCGAGTTGGGTGTGCCGATCACCATGAGTGATCTGCGGTTCATGCGTTTCATCGCCAAGGAGATCTTCCCCGGCGGGTCGGTGCCCTGCGACGAGGACGTCATCGCGTTCTCCACCGGCGCCGGTTTCAGCGTCGAGCGTCAGCAGGACCTCACGCCGGACTACGTGCGGACGCTTGCCACCTGGGCCGAAAACCTGGAAGCCACCCGTGACCAGGCGATCGCGGTGACCTCCGAGGAGGTCTACGACCGTTACATGAAGTACCTGCTCGGTTGCTCGGATTTCTTCAACCGCAATGTCAGCTACGTCGGTCAGTTCACCCTGGTCAAGGGTGGCCAGTAG
- a CDS encoding 3-hydroxybutyryl-CoA dehydrogenase, translating to MSIERVGVVGAGQMGGGIAEVCVRAGAQVLVFEPTEELVNAGRDRLTKSFDRAVAKGKLSEQDRDATLARLSFTTSLADMADRQLVIEAIVEDENVKAKVFAELDAVITDPDAVLASNTSSIPIMKIASATKNPGRVVGLHFFNPVPVLPLVELVSTLVTTEEAAARTEQFASEVLGKQVVRCSDRSGFVVNFLLVPYLLSAVRMVEAGVATIEDVDKAVVAGLSHPMGPLRLSDLVGLDTLKLIADKLFDEFKEPLYAAPSLLLRMVEAGRLGKKSGHGFYTY from the coding sequence GTGAGTATTGAGCGGGTTGGGGTTGTCGGCGCCGGGCAGATGGGCGGGGGCATCGCGGAGGTGTGCGTCAGAGCCGGGGCCCAGGTCCTGGTGTTCGAGCCGACGGAGGAACTGGTCAACGCGGGTCGTGACCGGCTGACGAAGTCGTTCGACCGCGCAGTGGCCAAGGGCAAGCTCTCCGAGCAGGACCGCGACGCGACGCTGGCACGGCTGTCGTTCACCACATCGCTGGCCGACATGGCCGACCGTCAGCTGGTCATCGAGGCGATCGTCGAAGACGAGAACGTCAAGGCCAAGGTGTTCGCCGAACTCGACGCCGTGATCACCGATCCCGACGCCGTGCTCGCGTCGAACACCTCCAGCATTCCGATCATGAAGATCGCTTCGGCCACCAAGAACCCGGGCCGCGTAGTCGGCCTGCACTTCTTCAACCCGGTTCCGGTGCTGCCGCTCGTCGAGCTGGTCAGCACGCTGGTCACCACCGAGGAAGCCGCGGCACGTACCGAGCAGTTCGCCTCCGAGGTGCTGGGCAAGCAGGTCGTGCGGTGTTCGGATCGTTCCGGCTTCGTGGTGAATTTCCTGCTGGTGCCGTACCTGCTCTCGGCCGTCCGGATGGTCGAAGCCGGCGTCGCCACCATCGAGGACGTCGACAAGGCCGTCGTCGCCGGACTGTCACACCCGATGGGACCGCTGCGGTTGTCCGACCTCGTCGGGCTGGACACCTTGAAGCTGATCGCCGACAAACTGTTCGACGAATTCAAGGAGCCGCTCTACGCCGCGCCGTCGCTGCTGCTGCGAATGGTCGAAGCCGGCCGGCTCGGCAAGAAGTCCGGCCACGGCTTCTACACGTACTGA
- the aceA gene encoding isocitrate lyase: MSTVGTPKSPEQIQHDWDTNPRWKGITRTYSPQDVVALQGSVIEEATLARRGAEVLWEQLHDMDYVNSLGALTGNQAVQQVRAGLKAIYLSGWQVAGDANLSGHTYPDQSLYPANSVPQVIRRINNALMRADQIAKVEGDTSVENWLAPIVADGEAGFGGALNVYELQKAMIAAGVAGSHWEDQLASEKKCGHLGGKVLIPTQQHIRTLTSARLAADVADVPTLVIARTDAEAATLITSDIDERDQPFITGERTKEGFYHVTNGVEPCIARAKAYAPYSDLIWMETGTPDLELAKKFAEAVKADFPDQMLAYNCSPSFNWKQHLDDATIAKFQNELGAMGFKFQFITLAGFHALNYSMFDLAHGYARNQMSAYVELQEREFAAEERGYTATKHQREVGAGYFDRIATTVDPTSSTTALAGSTEEGQFH, translated from the coding sequence ATGTCGACCGTTGGCACGCCGAAATCACCCGAGCAGATCCAGCACGACTGGGATACCAATCCCCGCTGGAAAGGCATCACCCGCACCTACAGCCCCCAGGACGTCGTCGCCTTGCAGGGCTCCGTCATCGAAGAGGCCACCTTGGCCCGTCGTGGCGCGGAGGTCCTGTGGGAGCAGCTCCACGACATGGACTACGTCAACTCGCTCGGCGCACTGACCGGCAACCAGGCCGTGCAGCAGGTCCGCGCCGGCCTGAAGGCCATCTACCTGTCCGGTTGGCAGGTCGCCGGCGACGCGAACCTCTCGGGTCACACGTACCCGGATCAGAGCCTGTACCCGGCCAACTCCGTGCCGCAGGTCATCCGCCGCATCAACAACGCACTGATGCGTGCCGACCAGATCGCCAAGGTCGAGGGCGACACCTCCGTGGAGAACTGGCTGGCCCCGATCGTCGCCGACGGTGAGGCCGGCTTCGGTGGCGCGCTGAACGTCTACGAGCTGCAGAAGGCCATGATCGCCGCCGGCGTCGCCGGATCGCACTGGGAAGATCAGCTGGCGTCGGAGAAGAAGTGCGGCCACCTCGGTGGCAAGGTGCTGATCCCGACGCAGCAGCACATCCGGACCCTGACCTCCGCTCGGCTCGCCGCCGACGTCGCCGATGTGCCGACGCTGGTCATCGCCCGCACCGATGCCGAGGCAGCCACGCTGATCACCTCTGACATCGACGAGCGCGATCAGCCGTTCATCACCGGTGAGCGGACCAAGGAAGGCTTCTACCACGTCACCAACGGTGTGGAGCCGTGCATCGCCCGCGCCAAGGCGTACGCCCCGTACTCCGATCTGATCTGGATGGAGACCGGCACCCCGGACCTCGAGCTGGCCAAGAAGTTCGCCGAGGCCGTCAAGGCGGACTTCCCCGACCAGATGCTGGCCTACAACTGCTCGCCGTCGTTCAACTGGAAGCAGCACCTGGACGACGCGACGATCGCCAAGTTCCAGAACGAGCTCGGCGCGATGGGCTTCAAGTTCCAGTTCATCACCCTGGCCGGCTTCCACGCCCTGAACTACTCGATGTTCGATCTGGCCCACGGCTACGCCCGCAACCAGATGAGCGCCTACGTCGAGCTGCAGGAGCGCGAGTTCGCCGCCGAGGAGCGCGGTTACACCGCCACCAAGCACCAGCGTGAGGTCGGCGCTGGTTACTTCGATCGGATCGCCACCACCGTCGACCCCACTTCGTCGACGACTGCACTGGCGGGCTCGACCGAAGAAGGCCAGTTCCACTGA
- a CDS encoding acyl-[acyl-carrier-protein] thioesterase, which produces MVSNTGTGLAKTLMPVPDPHPDVFDRQWPLRVGDIDRTGRLRFDAACRHIQDIGSDHLRELGFEETHPLWIVRRTMVDLIRPIEFQDMLRLRRWCSGTSNRWCEMRVRIDGKRGGGLMESEAFWININRETQGPARISDDFLEGLQRTTEVDRLRWKAYLKAGSREDAVEVRDYPVRVSDIDLFDHMNNSVYWTVIEDYLYSHPELMQGPLRVTIEHDLPVALGDKLEILSHVHPAGSTEAFGAELSDRTVTTLTYAVGNETKAVASLFAL; this is translated from the coding sequence ATGGTGAGCAACACGGGCACGGGGCTGGCGAAGACGTTGATGCCGGTGCCCGATCCTCATCCCGACGTTTTCGACCGGCAATGGCCGCTTCGGGTGGGGGACATCGACCGCACCGGGCGGCTGAGGTTCGACGCCGCCTGCCGTCACATCCAGGACATCGGCTCCGATCACCTGCGTGAGCTCGGGTTCGAGGAAACTCACCCGCTGTGGATCGTGCGGCGCACCATGGTGGACCTGATCCGGCCGATCGAGTTCCAGGACATGCTGCGGCTGCGCCGCTGGTGCTCGGGCACGTCCAACCGGTGGTGTGAGATGCGGGTCCGCATCGACGGCAAGCGCGGTGGCGGCTTGATGGAGTCCGAAGCGTTCTGGATCAACATCAATCGGGAGACCCAGGGCCCGGCGCGGATCTCCGACGACTTCCTGGAGGGGCTGCAGCGCACCACCGAGGTCGACCGGCTGCGCTGGAAGGCCTACCTCAAGGCGGGTAGCCGGGAGGACGCGGTAGAGGTTCGCGACTATCCGGTGCGCGTTTCGGATATCGACCTGTTCGATCACATGAACAACTCGGTGTACTGGACGGTCATCGAGGACTACCTGTACTCGCATCCGGAGCTGATGCAGGGGCCGTTGCGGGTGACCATCGAGCATGACCTGCCCGTCGCGCTCGGCGACAAGCTGGAGATTCTTTCCCACGTCCATCCGGCCGGCTCCACCGAAGCGTTCGGCGCCGAGCTCTCGGATCGGACTGTTACAACGCTCACATATGCCGTCGGCAACGAGACCAAAGCCGTGGCGTCGTTGTTCGCGCTTTAA
- the ramB gene encoding acetate metabolism transcriptional regulator RamB — MAKTFVGSRVRQLRSERGFSQAALAQMLEISPSYLNQIEHDVRPLTVAVLLRITEVFGVDATFFASQDDTRLIAELREVTMDRDLGIEVDQSELADVVSTHPAVAKAMVNLHRRYRLTTARLAAVTEDRHADGSGSGSGSGNITMPHEEVRDYFYQRQNYLHELDTAAEDLTDRMRMHRGDLARDIAQRLAHVHGVRIVRRIDLGSSVLHRYDPETKTLEMSAHLSGGQQVFKLAVELAYLEFGDLIDNLVTEGNFTSDESRTLARLGLANYFAAAAVLPYRQFHDVAENFRYDIERLSAFYSVSYETIAHRLSTLQRPSMRGVPLSFIRVDRAGNMSKRQSATGFHFSSSGGTCPLWNVYETFANPGKILVQIAQMPDGRHYMWVARTVERRASRYGQPGKTFAIGLGCELRHAHRLVYSEGLDLSGNIATPIGAGCRVCERDNCPQRAFPALGRALDLDEHRSTVSPYLVKHP, encoded by the coding sequence GTGGCCAAGACCTTCGTGGGCTCGAGGGTGCGCCAGCTACGCAGCGAACGTGGTTTCAGTCAGGCGGCGCTCGCACAGATGCTGGAGATCTCACCGAGCTACCTCAACCAGATCGAGCACGATGTTCGTCCCCTCACGGTGGCAGTGCTGTTGCGCATCACCGAGGTTTTCGGGGTCGACGCCACCTTCTTCGCCTCCCAGGACGACACCCGCCTGATCGCCGAACTGCGCGAAGTGACGATGGACCGTGATCTCGGCATCGAGGTCGACCAGTCCGAACTCGCCGACGTGGTCAGCACCCACCCGGCCGTCGCGAAGGCCATGGTGAACCTGCACCGGCGCTACCGGCTCACCACCGCCCGCCTGGCGGCCGTCACCGAGGACCGCCACGCCGACGGCAGCGGCTCGGGTTCCGGATCGGGCAACATCACCATGCCCCACGAAGAGGTCCGCGACTACTTCTACCAGCGGCAGAATTACCTGCACGAACTCGACACCGCCGCCGAGGACCTCACCGACCGGATGCGGATGCACCGCGGTGATCTGGCCCGTGACATCGCCCAGCGCCTGGCCCACGTGCACGGCGTCCGGATCGTCCGGCGCATCGACCTCGGCAGTTCGGTCCTGCACCGCTACGACCCGGAGACCAAGACACTGGAGATGAGCGCACATCTCTCCGGCGGACAGCAGGTCTTCAAGCTCGCCGTGGAGCTGGCGTATCTGGAATTCGGCGATCTGATCGACAATCTGGTCACCGAAGGAAACTTCACCAGTGACGAGTCCCGGACCCTGGCCCGCCTCGGCCTGGCCAACTACTTCGCCGCGGCGGCGGTCCTGCCCTACCGCCAGTTCCACGACGTCGCCGAGAACTTCCGCTACGACATCGAACGACTCTCGGCTTTCTACTCGGTGAGTTACGAGACGATCGCCCACCGGCTCTCGACCCTGCAGCGGCCGTCGATGCGCGGAGTCCCGCTGTCGTTCATCCGCGTGGACCGGGCGGGCAACATGTCAAAACGCCAGTCCGCTACCGGTTTCCACTTCTCGTCGTCCGGGGGTACCTGCCCGCTGTGGAACGTCTACGAGACCTTCGCCAACCCGGGCAAGATCTTGGTGCAGATCGCCCAGATGCCCGACGGGCGGCACTACATGTGGGTGGCCCGCACCGTGGAGCGGCGCGCGTCGCGCTACGGTCAGCCCGGTAAGACGTTCGCGATCGGGTTGGGCTGCGAGCTGCGGCACGCACACCGGCTCGTCTATTCGGAGGGACTGGACTTGTCCGGCAACATCGCCACCCCGATCGGCGCCGGCTGCCGGGTCTGCGAGCGGGACAATTGTCCGCAGCGCGCGTTCCCCGCACTGGGCCGCGCCCTTGATCTCGACGAGCACCGCAGCACGGTGTCGCCCTATCTGGTGAAGCACCCGTGA
- a CDS encoding carboxymuconolactone decarboxylase family protein has protein sequence MTAEPARVPASSGLRDVGPINWAICRLGARGIRAPEFHLFNALSRHSSLFWAWLPFSGVLLYWGRLSRYDAELVILRVGHLRECEYELQQHRRLARSRGVDAALQAKVFQGPHADGLSDKQRVLLTATDEFVLQRRVTPETWARLAGYLNTKQLIEFCLLAGQYDTLAATMNTLQLPLDFPD, from the coding sequence GTGACCGCCGAACCGGCACGGGTGCCCGCATCCAGCGGCCTCCGCGACGTCGGCCCCATCAACTGGGCAATCTGCCGGCTCGGCGCCCGCGGAATCCGCGCGCCGGAGTTCCACCTGTTCAATGCCCTGTCACGGCACTCGTCGCTGTTCTGGGCGTGGCTGCCGTTCTCCGGGGTGCTGCTCTACTGGGGCCGGCTGTCGCGGTACGACGCGGAGCTGGTGATCCTGCGGGTGGGGCATCTGCGGGAGTGCGAATACGAACTCCAGCAGCACCGCCGATTGGCGCGCTCCCGCGGCGTCGATGCGGCGTTGCAGGCCAAGGTGTTCCAGGGACCGCACGCCGACGGCCTGTCCGACAAGCAGCGTGTGCTACTGACCGCCACCGACGAGTTCGTGCTCCAACGGCGGGTGACCCCGGAAACCTGGGCCCGACTCGCCGGTTACCTCAATACCAAGCAACTCATTGAATTCTGTTTACTGGCAGGCCAATACGACACCCTGGCGGCGACCATGAACACGCTGCAACTGCCGCTGGACTTCCCCGACTAG
- the lpdA gene encoding dihydrolipoyl dehydrogenase, with protein MTHYDVVVLGAGPGGYVAAIRAAQLGLNIAIIEPKYWGGVCLNVGCIPSKALLRNAEIAHIFTKEAKTFGISGEASFDFGAAFDRSRKVAEGRVAGVHFLMKKNKITEINGYGKFTDDHTVEVDLNDGGTETVTFDNAIISTGSSTRLVPGTSLSENVVTYEKQILTRELPKSIIIAGAGAIGMEFAYVLKNYGVDVTIVEFLPRALPNEDAEISKEIEKQYKKLGVKILTGTKVESIDDDGKQVTVSVSKDGKSEELKADKVLQAIGFAPNVEGFGLEKAGVELTERKAIGIDDYMRTNVPHIYAIGDVTAKLQLAHVAEAMGVVAAETIAGAETLPLGDYRMMPRATFCQPQVASFGLTEQQARDEGYDVKVAKFPFTANGKAHGLGDPTGFVKLIADSKYGELLGGHLIGHDVSELLPELTLAQKWDLTVNELARNVHTHPTLSEALQECFHGLAGHMINF; from the coding sequence GTGACTCACTATGACGTCGTCGTGCTCGGAGCCGGACCCGGTGGATATGTCGCCGCTATTCGCGCCGCTCAGCTGGGATTGAACATCGCCATCATCGAACCCAAGTACTGGGGCGGTGTCTGCCTGAACGTCGGGTGCATCCCGTCCAAGGCGCTGCTGCGCAACGCAGAGATCGCCCACATCTTCACCAAGGAAGCCAAGACCTTCGGGATCAGCGGGGAGGCCAGCTTCGATTTCGGGGCAGCCTTCGACCGCAGCCGCAAGGTCGCCGAGGGCCGCGTTGCCGGTGTGCACTTCCTGATGAAGAAGAACAAGATCACCGAGATCAATGGCTACGGCAAGTTCACCGACGACCACACCGTCGAAGTCGACCTGAACGACGGCGGCACCGAGACCGTCACCTTCGACAACGCGATCATCTCCACCGGAAGCAGCACCCGGCTGGTGCCGGGCACCTCGCTGAGCGAGAACGTTGTCACCTACGAGAAGCAGATCCTGACTCGCGAGCTGCCGAAGTCGATCATCATCGCCGGCGCCGGGGCCATCGGCATGGAATTCGCCTACGTGCTGAAGAACTACGGCGTGGACGTGACCATCGTCGAATTCCTGCCGCGCGCGCTGCCCAACGAGGACGCCGAGATCTCCAAGGAGATCGAAAAGCAGTACAAGAAGCTGGGTGTGAAGATCCTCACCGGCACCAAGGTGGAATCCATCGACGACGACGGCAAGCAGGTCACCGTCAGCGTCAGCAAGGACGGAAAATCCGAGGAGCTCAAGGCCGACAAGGTGCTGCAGGCCATCGGCTTCGCGCCCAACGTCGAGGGCTTCGGACTGGAGAAGGCCGGAGTCGAGCTGACCGAGCGCAAGGCGATCGGCATCGACGACTACATGCGCACCAACGTGCCGCACATCTACGCCATCGGCGACGTGACCGCCAAATTGCAGCTGGCGCACGTGGCCGAGGCAATGGGTGTGGTGGCTGCCGAGACCATCGCCGGAGCCGAGACGCTGCCGCTGGGCGATTACCGGATGATGCCGCGTGCGACGTTCTGTCAGCCGCAGGTCGCCAGCTTCGGGCTCACCGAGCAGCAGGCACGTGACGAGGGCTACGACGTCAAGGTCGCCAAGTTCCCGTTCACCGCCAACGGCAAGGCCCACGGATTGGGGGACCCGACGGGTTTCGTGAAGCTGATCGCCGATTCGAAGTACGGCGAACTCCTTGGCGGGCACCTGATCGGCCACGACGTCTCCGAGTTGCTGCCGGAGCTGACGCTGGCGCAGAAGTGGGATCTGACGGTCAATGAGTTGGCCCGCAACGTGCACACCCACCCGACGCTGTCGGAGGCGCTGCAGGAGTGCTTCCACGGTCTCGCCGGCCACATGATCAATTTCTAG
- a CDS encoding putative holin has product MIPLPRAWLLTGAMLVGSAVGVIAAVLTTLLIHASVRPDAAIALVLGAPTLLGLVLLLTAGRRWVTVWATFLLAVAPSWFGVLVLIQVVNGA; this is encoded by the coding sequence GTGATTCCGCTCCCCAGGGCGTGGCTGCTGACCGGCGCGATGCTGGTCGGCAGTGCAGTCGGGGTGATCGCCGCCGTGCTGACCACCCTGCTGATCCACGCTTCGGTACGCCCGGACGCCGCCATCGCGTTGGTGCTCGGTGCCCCGACCCTGCTGGGCCTGGTCTTGCTGCTGACCGCCGGACGGCGCTGGGTCACGGTATGGGCGACGTTCCTGCTGGCTGTGGCACCGTCATGGTTCGGCGTGCTCGTTCTGATCCAGGTGGTCAACGGTGCCTGA
- a CDS encoding DUF779 domain-containing protein, whose product MTAPSRALVTRAAADLLETLQQRHGPIMFHQSGGCCDGSSPMCYPLGDFLVGDRDVLLGLLDVADGVPVWISGPQFDTWKHTQLVIDLVPGRGGGFSLEAPEGFRFLSRGRAFTDDENAQLDSVAALTGAQYAAGATPPGPRGEVVAEAADACPMPKGRAAQIPG is encoded by the coding sequence ATGACAGCACCGTCGCGCGCGTTGGTAACTCGAGCTGCCGCAGACTTGTTGGAGACGCTGCAGCAGCGGCACGGTCCGATCATGTTCCACCAGTCCGGCGGTTGCTGCGACGGGTCCTCACCGATGTGTTATCCCCTGGGTGACTTCCTGGTGGGAGACCGCGACGTGCTGCTCGGCCTGCTCGATGTCGCCGACGGCGTGCCGGTGTGGATCTCGGGACCGCAGTTCGACACCTGGAAGCACACCCAACTGGTGATCGATCTGGTTCCCGGCCGCGGTGGCGGCTTCAGTCTCGAAGCCCCTGAAGGGTTCCGGTTCCTCTCCCGTGGCCGCGCCTTCACCGACGACGAGAATGCCCAGCTCGACAGCGTTGCGGCACTGACCGGCGCGCAGTACGCCGCCGGTGCCACGCCGCCGGGTCCGCGTGGCGAGGTCGTCGCGGAAGCCGCCGACGCCTGCCCGATGCCAAAAGGACGCGCCGCGCAGATCCCGGGATAG